In Novipirellula aureliae, the sequence GCGGCCTGCTCGGCGGTGGGAATGAGAATGGACGGCGCATGATTTTTCATGTCGTCGTCCATTGCTCGACCATCGAGGCTATTGAAGTATGCCGACATTGAATAGTAGTCGCGGATGGTGATCGGATCGAACTTGTGGTCATGACACGAGCTGCATCCGACCGTCATCCCCAGGAAAACGGTTCCGAACGCATCCGTTCGGTCGATCACGTTTCTTGCGAAGATTTCATCATAAATCGAGCCCGCTTCATTCGTCGTCACGTTAAGCCGATTAAAACCACTCGCGATTTTCTGATCCACCGTCGCATCGGGTAGCAAATCGCCTGCAAGTTGCTCCGTAATAAACTGATCCAGCGGCATGTTGTCATTGATGGCATTGATTACCCAATCTCGGTAGGGCCACATTTCGCGATAGTTGTCGAGATGCAAGCCGTGTGTATCGCCAAAACGCACCAAGTCAAGCCAATAGCGTCCGACATGTTCGCCAAAATGATGCGAAGCAAGTAAGGAATCAACGAGCCGCTCATAAGCCGAATCTGCAGTGGCTCGATTGGATCGATCACGCAAATAGTTTTCGAGTTGCCCGCGTGATGGCGGAAGCCCGGTCAGATCCAAACAAACTCGCCGCAGAATCGCTCGATCGTCTGCCGGTCCGTTCGCTGTCAGCCCCGCCCGTTCGATCTCACGATCGACGAAGAAGTCGATCGCGGCAGTTGCATCCGCCAGCGGCGTGTTGGAGAACGATTCTTTTTGTGGGGCAATAAACGACCAATGGGTTTCGTAAACCGCTCCCTCCGCAAGCCACTGTCTAATTTTGGCAACCTCTTCGCGAGACAATCGTTTGCCGTCGTCAGGAGGCGGCATGACGAAGCCCGGGTCATCACTCGTGATGCGGGCAACAAGCTCACTGCTGTCAAGATTCTCGCCCGAAACGACATCGTCGAGCCCCACGGCGAGATCAAGACGAAGATCGGCACGACGAGCGGCCTCGTCCGGTCCATGGCAGGCGAAACAGCGATCGGACAAAAGGGGCCGTATTTCTTGAGCAAAGTCGATTGTCTCAGCGGCACAGGGAATCGCACAGAGTCCCCATGCGACCAGCAACAAGAGAGCGGAAACAGCGGAAACAGCGGGAAACCGCCGGGCAAGTGTGAGGCGAAATCGACAATCGATGAATGGCATGAGAGGCGGTTGGTGGGAAACCCTGAGAAGGATGGGATGTTTGTCGCCGATTGCTACCATGATAACATGAGACGCAAGAGATTGCTAAAGCGTGTTTCAGATATTCAATACATAACCCGCCCTGCGTAGTGGATCTTGCCGCTCGCCCAACGTCTGTATCAAGACACGAACATTTGTTTGCGATATACTGTGCGATTCTTGGGTTTCGAATTCAATTAACGCCCAAATTACACTCAAACGACGAGGAACAAGATGAGCCAGTACAGTCCTTACGCTCCTACAGGCGAGATGGCGGCATTTGCAAGCGAATCGGCTCGAGCAACCTTTATCCGTCGCACCTACGCCCATCTGGGCGGAGCCGTGTTGGCTCTAATCGCGATCGAAGTCGTATTGTTTTCGATCGTGCCCGCTGCCACGATGGATCGCTTGGTCGGATGGATGCTCGGTGGGTACGGGTGGCTGCTTGTCCTCGGAGCGTTCATGGCCGTCAGCTGGATGGCAAGAAGCTGGGCCAACAGTGACTCGTCGGTAGGACTACAATATGCAGGCTTGGGGCTTTACACCTTTGCCGAAGCCATCTTGTTGCTTCCGCTATTGTACATCGCAATGCGATTGGACCCGCAAATCCCAGTGATGGCGGCAGTCGTGACAGCGGTCGTCTTTGCAGGCTTGACCGCGTTCGTCTTTACCACCCGTGTCGACTTGGCCCCTTGGGGTAAATACTTGGCCGTCGCCGGATTGGTCGCACTTGGGGCCATCGTCGCCGGGATTATCTTCAATTTCTCGTTAGGCATTCTCTTTAGTGCCCTGATGGTCGCTTTAGCATCGGGGTACATTTTGTACGACACCTCCAACATCTTGCACCACTATCGAACGGACCAGCATGTTGCAGCATCGTTAGCGTTGTTCGCGTCGGTCGCTTTGCTGTTTTGGTACATTCTGCGGATCATGATGATGTTTTCAAGCCGCGATTAAGGACGACGTCCACCGGGCTTTTTGCCGATCCGATCGTGCGGGCCTCGATTCGGTTTCTCGCTGCTCGGGAAGCGACAGAAACGCGCGCATTTTCAATACGCGCGCATACAGAACGCGCGCATACGATACGCGCACGTACAAAAAATGGGCACCCCCAAGTCGATTTGGGGGGCGATGGCACCCGCCACGTTTTTTAGGGCGTCGGCTGAATCGCCCCGTTTTTGTGGGTGAGATGAACGGAAACTTTATTTTATTGGCGCGTTAAGTAAGTGGTACGCGATTTTCACTGGTTGGATTTCAGATCGTGCTCACAAAGTCCGAAGCTGGACTATTTTCGTAAAATGCCTAACAGGAAACAAAACATGAAGAAGCGACCACTTGGATTATCAAATATCGACGCGTCCGTCGTCGGATTCGGAGCTTGGGCAGCTGGCGGCTGGACGTGGGGCGGCCAGGACGACAGGGAATCGATTCGCGCCATTCATGCCTTCTTGGACGCTGGAGGCAATTTGATTGATACCGCTCCGATCTACGGGTTCGGGCACAGTGAAGAGGTTGTAGGAAAAGCGATCACCGACCGTCGTGATCGTGTCGTTCTGGCCACCAAATGTACGATGAGATGGGATCTGAATGATGAACAGAAAAAACGAGCGACAAGGAAATTCTCGACCACCGAAAAAATTTATGATATGCCCGGTGAAAAGTCGGCGAAAAGTTTTGACGTCTTTATCTACGGTGGAGCCGATGGGATTCGTCAAGAAGTTGAACAAAGTCTGAAACGATTGCAGACCGATGTGATCGATTTGTATCAGACCCATTGGCAAGATGACAAAGTCCCAATCGAAGAAAAGATGGGGGTACTGCAAGAACTCAAACGAGAAGGAAAGATTCGAGCAATCGGTGTATCGAACGCGACCGTCGATCAAATCGATCAGTATCAGAGTTTTGGGCAACTCGATACCGATCAAGAGAAGTACTCGATGCTGGATCGCGACCTGGAGTCCTCCAACTTGGCGAAATGTGACCAAGCTGGAATAGCGTTTCTAGCCTACAGCCCCCTCGGTCAAGGATTGTTGACAGGAAAAATTGATCCTGATCGTCAATATCCTGACGGTGATCAGCGAGCAAGCAAAGAGCGTTTCAAGCCACAGAACGTTCGCCGCGTCAACAGCATGCTCGATACCATGCGTTCGGTCGCCGATCAGCATCAGATTTCAATCGCCCAATTGACGATGGCCTGGACACTGGCTCAAACAGGATGTTCGCACGTTTTATGCGGAGCCCGAAATGAGACTCAAGCAACCGATAACGCTGGAGCAGGCGCGGTCTCGCTCAGTGTCGATGACTTGGCGTTGGTCACGCAAGCGGTCGAAAGCTATCACGGAGTTTAGTGAATGGATGGTGCGACCCACTAACCGCGTCCTATCCTCTCGCTAACGCAGCCGTTAGCACAAGTGCAGCTCGGCTTCCGATCGAGCATGGAGACTCGATCACACGCAGCATCGAACGACGGCGAAAGTACAAAAACTTTAACCGATCGGCTGCAACTAGCCAGTTGGTGGGAGCTAAAGTCGACATCGATTGTCTTACATCTCTCCATTCAGAATACATTTTCGGATTCGCTCGACGTTCCCACCCATATCGGTTTTGCATGCTTTAATGGACTCGATATGAGGATCAAAACCATCGCCGGTCCAATCGAGTACATTGAGCACCATTAAAGCCGCGTACGAGTCGTTTTCAAGTAGATCATTCCAACATGCTTGTGCCGCTGCCTTGTCACCTTCTTTGTACACCGTCCAGGCAGCCATGATGCGGACGTGGTGCGAAGGATCGCGAAGTGCCGAGTGCAAGATGACAGGATCAAGTGGAGTGCGTCCTTGAAGATTGAAACAACCAACGATTGCCCAATAGCGAACGCCCGCGTCTTCATCATTCAAGTTGTTATAAAAAACGGACAGGTTCGCCGGATCTTGTTCAAGCGCCAAGGCGGCAGCGTTTTGGTAGGCAGCGATGTCGTACAATGACGGGTCACGCACCATTTCATAGATCGTTTTTCCACAATCGAGCGATCGCCGCACGACCTCGCTTTCGGGAAGCAATCCCGCGTCAAAGATCTCGAGTTGCCATTGGTCGAGTTGTGCACTCAACCGCTTTACCTCTTCACCGTACTCGGGATCTGCAATCAAATTGTCGACATTGTCAGGGTCGGCGACCATGTCGTAAAGCTCTTCCATCGGCTTGGTTTGAAAGAAGCGACCGGTCACGGCATCGGTCTTCCCTTCACGATGATAGGCTTCCCAAGCTTGGGTTGCTTTCATGTTCCAAAGGTAATCTTGATGATGTCCCCAAGGAGCGTAGGGCATGTAGTTACGAATGTACAAGAAGCGTTTGTCACGAACGGACCGGATGTTGTCGATCCGCTCATCCATCCGGCCTCGGAAACTAAACTGGTAATCGCGTGGTTCCTTTTTATCGCCCAGAAAAACCTTTCCCTGCATTGCTCTGGGAGGGTCAATTCCGCATATTTGCAGCCAGGTTTTTGGCATGTCGATAAAACTGACTAAATCCTCGATTTTCGTTCCCGGCTCCGCTGGCCGAAGATGCTTGAACTTTTCAGGAACGCGGATGATGAGCGGGCAATGAATTCCGCTGTTGTAAAGAAAACGCTTACTACGAGGTAGAACACCTCCGTGATCGGAGTTGTAAATGACGATCGTATTATCTGCCATCCCGCTTTGCTCAAGCTTCGCAAGTGCATCGCCGATATCGGCATCCATCTTTTTTACTTGATCGTGATAGTGAGCGTAGTTTTTGCGGATATCGGCAATGTCAGGATGGTATTTGGCAAGTCGGACTTGCTGCGGATCGTGTTCGGTTTGATCGATATCACCAAACGCCTTCGATTCATGTGACTTGGTTGTATTGATAACCATCATGAACGGCTGGTTGTTCTTTAGCGATTGCCAATCAACTTTCTTTGTATCCCAAGGACTGCTGTCTTTGCGGCCTCCAATGTTGTAGTCCGTCTTGGTGGAATTTCCGACGAAATAGCCTGCCGCCTTTAAGTGGTCTGGATAGTACTTGATCGATTCATGAGGTATCGGATAACGGCTGCGCATGGGATGGGTTCCCAACGAAAGCGCATAAACTCCAGTGATCCAAGTACAACGCTGTGGCGCACAAACGGGCGTATCAGAATAGCAATTCATATACTGAAAACCCTCTCGAGCAAGTTCGTCGATATGAGGGGTCTCCGCATAGGGGTTTCCGTAACATCCCACCCAATTCACATTGTTGTCTTCGCTGGTCAACCACAAAATATTTGGTCGATCGCCTGCGACCGCAATAGCCGTCGTGGTAATGAGTAGCAGGGAAGCAAGGTGCATTCTAATCATGAGCTGGCGAAACATGATGCGGACTCTCTTTGGGTTGATATCGGTTAGTGTTTTGTCGCAACGAACGAATGAGGGAAAGCATCTTTCGTGGCTGTGGCTTCCCGCCGCAGTTTACGGAGGCAAGATGCCTCAGCCACTCTTTTGCTAACCCTGAAATCAAGCGTTGGCAATGCACGAAGCAAAATCCAGCACTCTTCGAAGGCTGGAAAGGCTGTGAGTTATTCTGATCCTACACCATTTCCATGTTCATTGGACGGTGCTTATCGGCTCAACTTTGCCAATGAGTTGGTTTTCGTCGATGGGGCCGAACGTCCGACTGTCGACCGATACCGGGACATTGTCTCCTACGACAAAGTACTGATCCTCCGCCAAGCGGAGCGGAAAGCCAGACATATCGTCTTGGGGGCGAACCCGGTACTCTATTTCGCGAAATACGTTCAGCTCCAATCGGAGCCCCTGATACCCTTGACCGTCTTCCCATGCAAACCGAATGGCGATCGGGTGCGTCGGAGCCACCAAGCGACTGACATCATCCATCGCCACATTTGATGGACGATCACTTTCATTGTCGTTCCGCTCCTCGAGCCCAATGCGTCTGTTCCGGGGGGCGATCGGTGACGCGTGCCTGTCGTTGGACGCTGTCGACTCGGTGAGCTGACCGAGATTGGCTTTCGATGATTCCGATGAGCGGACAATCGTCGATGCTCCACGAATGAGCGATGATTTCATGACTCTGACACCGTCCGGATTCCAAAAGAGTGTCTCCAGTACAATCGGCCGTTCTGAATGGATTTTGTTGTCATCATGAACGATCACTTCAACGGCCAAATGCTCGGCACGATTCAAACGCCGGACGATCGATGAGTTGATCGGGTAATCGTCCATCACGGGCGATGCCTGGTTTTGGCGGTATACCGCAAAGTGGTGGTAACACAACCAATCGTTGATTTGCTTCGAGGGCCCGTGCTCCCAGGTACGGTTCACGCGTTTCCAATGCGATGCATCGCCACCCGCACCTGGTAGCCACCGCGATTGGCTGCGGTATCGATCCGAGTCGACACGAACAAGCGGTGCCAATGTTGGAAAAGATTTCTCTTGAACTCGCAAACGCGTTCCATCGAGAACGATAATATCTCCTGGCAATCCGAGGATACGTTTGACTCGCATGCGACCATCGACATTGATAGCCACCATATCGCCAAGTTCGAAGGATCTGGTTTCGTCATTGATGCGAACTTGATCGCCTGGGATCAAGTTCCCGGACAATTTGACTTGCTCCGCCGAAACCGACGCACCGCAGTGCCAACATACGATTCCGCTTTTGGGAATCGCGGGGGTCGCACCA encodes:
- a CDS encoding Bax inhibitor-1/YccA family protein: MSQYSPYAPTGEMAAFASESARATFIRRTYAHLGGAVLALIAIEVVLFSIVPAATMDRLVGWMLGGYGWLLVLGAFMAVSWMARSWANSDSSVGLQYAGLGLYTFAEAILLLPLLYIAMRLDPQIPVMAAVVTAVVFAGLTAFVFTTRVDLAPWGKYLAVAGLVALGAIVAGIIFNFSLGILFSALMVALASGYILYDTSNILHHYRTDQHVAASLALFASVALLFWYILRIMMMFSSRD
- a CDS encoding aldo/keto reductase — encoded protein: MKKRPLGLSNIDASVVGFGAWAAGGWTWGGQDDRESIRAIHAFLDAGGNLIDTAPIYGFGHSEEVVGKAITDRRDRVVLATKCTMRWDLNDEQKKRATRKFSTTEKIYDMPGEKSAKSFDVFIYGGADGIRQEVEQSLKRLQTDVIDLYQTHWQDDKVPIEEKMGVLQELKREGKIRAIGVSNATVDQIDQYQSFGQLDTDQEKYSMLDRDLESSNLAKCDQAGIAFLAYSPLGQGLLTGKIDPDRQYPDGDQRASKERFKPQNVRRVNSMLDTMRSVADQHQISIAQLTMAWTLAQTGCSHVLCGARNETQATDNAGAGAVSLSVDDLALVTQAVESYHGV
- a CDS encoding sulfatase-like hydrolase/transferase, which codes for MFRQLMIRMHLASLLLITTTAIAVAGDRPNILWLTSEDNNVNWVGCYGNPYAETPHIDELAREGFQYMNCYSDTPVCAPQRCTWITGVYALSLGTHPMRSRYPIPHESIKYYPDHLKAAGYFVGNSTKTDYNIGGRKDSSPWDTKKVDWQSLKNNQPFMMVINTTKSHESKAFGDIDQTEHDPQQVRLAKYHPDIADIRKNYAHYHDQVKKMDADIGDALAKLEQSGMADNTIVIYNSDHGGVLPRSKRFLYNSGIHCPLIIRVPEKFKHLRPAEPGTKIEDLVSFIDMPKTWLQICGIDPPRAMQGKVFLGDKKEPRDYQFSFRGRMDERIDNIRSVRDKRFLYIRNYMPYAPWGHHQDYLWNMKATQAWEAYHREGKTDAVTGRFFQTKPMEELYDMVADPDNVDNLIADPEYGEEVKRLSAQLDQWQLEIFDAGLLPESEVVRRSLDCGKTIYEMVRDPSLYDIAAYQNAAALALEQDPANLSVFYNNLNDEDAGVRYWAIVGCFNLQGRTPLDPVILHSALRDPSHHVRIMAAWTVYKEGDKAAAQACWNDLLENDSYAALMVLNVLDWTGDGFDPHIESIKACKTDMGGNVERIRKCILNGEM
- a CDS encoding S26 family signal peptidase → MTIQTSQSACPAQAKRPKIAWFIAAVGLLVGVVGFSVGHFQFMEPLPQHHQKISQVVGESMAPSLMGAHFSSHCPNCQIQILVPLHGATPAIPKSGIVCWHCGASVSAEQVKLSGNLIPGDQVRINDETRSFELGDMVAINVDGRMRVKRILGLPGDIIVLDGTRLRVQEKSFPTLAPLVRVDSDRYRSQSRWLPGAGGDASHWKRVNRTWEHGPSKQINDWLCYHHFAVYRQNQASPVMDDYPINSSIVRRLNRAEHLAVEVIVHDDNKIHSERPIVLETLFWNPDGVRVMKSSLIRGASTIVRSSESSKANLGQLTESTASNDRHASPIAPRNRRIGLEERNDNESDRPSNVAMDDVSRLVAPTHPIAIRFAWEDGQGYQGLRLELNVFREIEYRVRPQDDMSGFPLRLAEDQYFVVGDNVPVSVDSRTFGPIDENQLIGKVEPISTVQ